DNA sequence from the Dethiosulfovibrio salsuginis genome:
AATAATGCTTCACAAGTCCGAAATACATAAAACCTACTCCAATCACATCAAAGACATCTTTCCCCTCGGTGGGCAATGCACCGTAAAAATAAATTCGGTTGATTATTTCAAGGGCGTAATCAAAATGATCGTAACCCCAAAGGGAGATGAATCTTAGACATGGATAGAATCGAACTGTCAAAAAATGTAAGCGGGCTTATCTCTGAACTATCTCCATACAGAAGTTTCGTAGAACAGGAGCTCACAAAGATAGAGTCGTTGACGGAGGATCTTCATTCCGATATAGAACAGGCAGCCAAAGAGGGACGAAAACTTCGTATAGGAGTAGTAGGGCAGGTTAAATCTGGCAAGTCATCTTTCCTCAACGCACTGATATTTGGAGGGACTGGCATCCTCCCAAAAGCAGCTACCCCAATGACCGCTGCCCTTACGGTCATAGAACATGCTCCCAATATAAAGGCGACTATCGAGTTCTATACAAAAGAGGACTGGGATACCATAGAGAAAGCAGCGAGAGATTGGGATATTCAGGCTAAAGATATAGAGAAAAGAATGCTGGAGGCCCCGAGCTCTCCTTTCGGGAGTAAAGACGCCCCCGTAACAAAAGAGCAAATTAAGGCAGCTATAGATAGGGAGATACCCGATGACATAAAGGCATCAAAAGAACTAGTTGATATGGCACAGAGATCCAATATAGACCTAAAAGCCCATCTAGGACAGAAGGAGGAGTTGATCGGTTTATCCTCACTGGAGGATCTAATGGGCAAGCTTCAGGAGTATGTAGGATCAAACGGCCGATTCACCCCGATAGTCAGAAACACCACTATATCTTCTAATGTCCCAGAGATGGAAGGAATAGAGATAGTTGATACCCCTGGCATTAACGACCCTGTAATTTCAAGAGGCAGATTGACAAAAAAAAGAATAGGAGAGTGCGACGTTGTATTCGTCCTTAGTCAGTGCAGTCAGTTTATAGACAGCGTCGATCTTGAGCTCCTTGTACAGAACCTACCTGCTAAAGGCATCAGTAAAATCATATTGATTGGAAGCCAGGTGGACGCAACTCTAATAGGAGAAAAGCAAAAGCACTCTTCATTGCCTAAACTAATGAAGGGAGTTGTCTCTGGTCTCGAGAAGAGAGTTGAAGATCTTCTAGAAAATCTGATTAAGAAGAGCAGAAACGAAGAAGAAAGAGAAATTTTAATGAATATCAAGGCTAATCCGCCTGTTTTTGTATCATCTATGGCCTATGCAATGTCAGTACACTTTGATTATATGGACGAGGAGGAAGCCCATTTCCTCCAGCTATATAACAACCTATACCCCGACAAGTATTCTTTTGATAGAACCTTGCTGGAGGATTTTTCCAACATATCAAGAACAAGAGCTATTTTAGAAGAAGTAAAATCAGAAAAAGATGAAATTCTAGCAAATAGGCTAATGGATATTGAAAAAGGGGCATCAGTCGCATTCACATCAAACCTCAATAATTTAATTGAAAAAACAGAGATAATGTATAAAAAAATCAAAACAAATGACATAGCAACACTGGAGAAGCAGTCTATGGAGATAACCAACCGTCTAAAAAGAGGCAGAAATCATATAGAGAATGCCTTTGATGATGCCATTACAGGTTTAAATAAAAAAATGGAAATACTAAAAACGGAGATAAAAGAGATATCCTTAGAATATAAAAAAATAGAAACAAAGGAAAATACAAGAACTGAAGAATACAAAGTAAATGCATTAAAGTGGTGGAATCCCTTCTCCTGGTGGAACAGTTCTAAAACTGAACAACGAGAAATAGTTAGTCGATATGCAAATATCCATGATGCAGTAGAACAAGTTGAATGTTTTGCCATCACGACAGAGAAAAGGATTAAAGAAGAGATGGCAAATATCATAGATCTTCCTAAAATGCAAAACAGCATTAACAATGGAGTGATCAAACTTTTCGACATGAGTGATACGTCTTTCGATCCTGACGATATACTCTTTCCCCTTAAAAAAACTATCAACTCAATATCTATTCCATCTATCGACTTTGGTGATAACGATTATGGAGGAAAAATATCTTCTCAGTTCAGCGGAGATAAAGTAGAGGACTCCAATATAGATTCGCTAATAAAAGCTCAGAAAAATGCCATTGCGGAAGTTTTAGGTGACATGAGCTCAGCGGTAGAATCAAAAGCAGAAGAAATATCATCCACTCTAAAAAAGCACAGAGACAGCTTTCTAGAGAATATACTTGCCAATATAGAGAAAGATTTAGAAGAGACCAGAAGAGCTCTTCAAGAAAAGAACAAAACCCTTGAAGCCATCGAAAATATTTCTAACATCGTTAGGACATATATATGATAAGGTGCTGGTCACGGTCCAGCCTACAGCTCTGGTTCATGTCCTAAACACCGCAGCAATCGTATCCATAGATCATCTTCACATCGTGAAATAAGTTACTTGCTTCCGATCTAGCTCAAAAACCCCTACCTACGGTGGAGGAGGAAGAGGAGACATACCCTAAAAAGGCAAGAGCAGGAACCTCCTGGATAGATTGTGAACCACAAGGAGGAGGTTCTGCTCTACGCCAGGGATTTTTCGATCCCCTTCGAGCGTAGCTAAAAAACGCTCATAATATCATCGATCATTTGATTCTCTATATTGTCACCTAAATTAGGCTTCCGGGCCTCATATTTATGAGCCTTTATGGAAGGAATGGAGACAGTGTTTCCGAACATATCTTTGATATCTACAAGCCCTTCGTAAGTTCCCTGAACGACAAAAAGATCTTTTTTAAGAGCTCTTACCCTTTCTCCAACCTTGACGTAAACTGGATCTTCGATATAGCCAATATAGGGCTCTCTTCGAGTGTTTATTAACAAATTTTTCCCTATGACCTGAGACACCTCTCCTCTGACAATGACTCTAGTTCCTTTGGGATAGTCCTCAAAGACAGCTTTTCTGTAGTTAATAAGTTCATATGTCGGAGTGGGCTTTTTACCCAATATCTTGAGAATTCCTTCATTCTGTCCACTAGCTATTGCGTAATCCAGCGCGGTTTTACCTTCCCGGTCTTTTATCGTCATATCTGCTCCGAGAGCAATAAGGGTCGTTATCATCTCATGGTCGTAGGCATGTTGAGATGCTCGAATTAGGGCTGTTCTCCCTTCGTTATCCACTGCATTTACCTTTGCTCCTCCCCGAACAAGACTTCTTAACACCTCAGGAGAGCCACAAGGAGAAGTCACTGAGTTTATAAGAGGAGTAGCTCCACCTCCATCTCGTCTATCCACTTCTGCTCCCGCTTTTATAAGGACATCAAAAACCTTGGGATTTCCGTTACTCATAGCAGCATGCATAAAAGCCGTAAATCCTTGATCATCTTTTTCATCCACAGGAAGACCTAGATCCAAAAAAAACCTCACAGTTTCTGCGTCTGACCTGCTTGCAGCAGCCATCAGAATTGTAGCACCGCTATCGTTCTTTATTCTTGGATCAGCTCCATTTTCCAGAAGTTCCTTAATTAAACCAAAATTGCCTACAATATGAGCTGCATACTGTAGAACGGTGTTTCCCATAGGATCTCTGTAATTGATATCCGCTCCGTTTTTGACGAGCACAGGGATTAGCGAAGGATTACCATGACTTGCCATAGAACCAAGGGTATACATCAATACACTCTTACCGTTATAGTCCTTAGCATTAACATCTGCACCAGATTCAATGATAAGGCTTGTGCTTTCGAGCTCCATATCATTCAATGCAAAATACATCAGAGGGGTCATCCCTTCAGCGTCTCGATAATTAATATCCGCTCCCGCCTCTATAAGAATGGAAATAATCTCTGGCCTGTTATATCCTGCAAGAGCTATCAATGGGGTTATTTCGTCCCCAGCGTTTACATTTGCCCCTTTTTTGATGGCCTCTAAAACCTGCTTAGGAGAACCATGCTTGCATAGAGATATAAAATCCCCATCTGCCGCAGCTTTATAGCAGAAAGAACTGCTAGCCAACACAAACAACATTATAAAACATATTTTTTTAAACATAAAAGACACCCTTTCTTGTTAAAAACATACACAATTCAATGTCGTTGCCTTTTTCAGTGGATAAAGGAAAGGAGCACTAGAGAAA
Encoded proteins:
- a CDS encoding ankyrin repeat domain-containing protein; the protein is MFKKICFIMLFVLASSSFCYKAAADGDFISLCKHGSPKQVLEAIKKGANVNAGDEITPLIALAGYNRPEIISILIEAGADINYRDAEGMTPLMYFALNDMELESTSLIIESGADVNAKDYNGKSVLMYTLGSMASHGNPSLIPVLVKNGADINYRDPMGNTVLQYAAHIVGNFGLIKELLENGADPRIKNDSGATILMAAASRSDAETVRFFLDLGLPVDEKDDQGFTAFMHAAMSNGNPKVFDVLIKAGAEVDRRDGGGATPLINSVTSPCGSPEVLRSLVRGGAKVNAVDNEGRTALIRASQHAYDHEMITTLIALGADMTIKDREGKTALDYAIASGQNEGILKILGKKPTPTYELINYRKAVFEDYPKGTRVIVRGEVSQVIGKNLLINTRREPYIGYIEDPVYVKVGERVRALKKDLFVVQGTYEGLVDIKDMFGNTVSIPSIKAHKYEARKPNLGDNIENQMIDDIMSVF
- a CDS encoding dynamin family protein, translating into MDRIELSKNVSGLISELSPYRSFVEQELTKIESLTEDLHSDIEQAAKEGRKLRIGVVGQVKSGKSSFLNALIFGGTGILPKAATPMTAALTVIEHAPNIKATIEFYTKEDWDTIEKAARDWDIQAKDIEKRMLEAPSSPFGSKDAPVTKEQIKAAIDREIPDDIKASKELVDMAQRSNIDLKAHLGQKEELIGLSSLEDLMGKLQEYVGSNGRFTPIVRNTTISSNVPEMEGIEIVDTPGINDPVISRGRLTKKRIGECDVVFVLSQCSQFIDSVDLELLVQNLPAKGISKIILIGSQVDATLIGEKQKHSSLPKLMKGVVSGLEKRVEDLLENLIKKSRNEEEREILMNIKANPPVFVSSMAYAMSVHFDYMDEEEAHFLQLYNNLYPDKYSFDRTLLEDFSNISRTRAILEEVKSEKDEILANRLMDIEKGASVAFTSNLNNLIEKTEIMYKKIKTNDIATLEKQSMEITNRLKRGRNHIENAFDDAITGLNKKMEILKTEIKEISLEYKKIETKENTRTEEYKVNALKWWNPFSWWNSSKTEQREIVSRYANIHDAVEQVECFAITTEKRIKEEMANIIDLPKMQNSINNGVIKLFDMSDTSFDPDDILFPLKKTINSISIPSIDFGDNDYGGKISSQFSGDKVEDSNIDSLIKAQKNAIAEVLGDMSSAVESKAEEISSTLKKHRDSFLENILANIEKDLEETRRALQEKNKTLEAIENISNIVRTYI